In a genomic window of Deinococcus ruber:
- the efp gene encoding elongation factor P has translation MISVTELRNGTKVEMDGGLWECLDYSHLKMGRGGAKVVTKFRNMESGSIVDRTFNSTEKLQDIFVETKPMQYLYKDGDDFIFMDMETFDQVALPPVLAGDSAKFLKENMEVEVSMYGSKALKIVLPNQVVLRIIETAPGVRGDTVSGGTKPATLEGGATVQVPLFVDQDTEVKVDTRTGMYLSRA, from the coding sequence ATGATCAGCGTTACCGAACTGAGAAACGGCACCAAAGTGGAAATGGACGGCGGACTGTGGGAATGCCTCGACTACTCGCACCTGAAGATGGGGCGCGGCGGAGCCAAGGTGGTCACCAAGTTCCGTAACATGGAAAGCGGCAGCATCGTTGACCGCACCTTCAACAGCACCGAAAAACTCCAGGACATCTTCGTGGAGACCAAGCCGATGCAGTACCTGTACAAAGACGGCGACGACTTCATCTTCATGGACATGGAGACGTTTGATCAGGTGGCGCTGCCGCCCGTGCTGGCGGGCGACTCGGCCAAGTTCCTGAAAGAGAACATGGAGGTCGAGGTGTCGATGTACGGCAGCAAGGCCCTGAAGATCGTGCTGCCCAATCAGGTGGTTCTGCGAATCATCGAGACGGCTCCGGGCGTGCGCGGTGATACCGTGTCGGGCGGCACCAAGCCTGCCACCCTGGAAGGCGGAGCCACCGTGCAGGTGCCGCTGTTCGTCGATCAGGATACCGAAGTCAAGGTCGATACCCGCACCGGTATGTACCTCAGCCGCGCCTGA